In one Colletotrichum destructivum chromosome 2, complete sequence genomic region, the following are encoded:
- a CDS encoding Putative CP2 transcription factor, transcription factor CP2, which translates to MFRQRTSAQKPGDELLATFRRQFPEVAVTTTGPADAQSAAVDHTAIVPSIPGVQERSHSLSHEAFRDQDPTPRATNEPWRFTPSLLDPNSFSFTSFANAPPGYYTPTPGGTNTIYHPQAGDLHTPTLGLGMGLGTPLSMPTSDGAMNSGQPMMDLAGYHQGMHPQQFQQPFNPFIQPPAPQQSFAPSSFVHQDTGYETMEQDGSPMNSDPSEERMASIDSAFHNSPMMGFQGRQIGGMPMAVALPPSAEKFRFHATLNAPTAMIKHADEIPVTYLNKGQAYSLSIIDTNATMPVAPGTRFRTFVRISFEDEQQRQKPGVCWALWKEGRGTNEAHQRGGKLQAVEYVEAGQPTEGDDKRTRVELESASFDGFSVVWTPGINGAPECNIAVRFNFLSTDFSHSKGVKGIPVRLCAKTSTFPPDPAQPAADANPEICFCKVKLFRDHGAERKLSNDVAHVKKTIDKLKQQIAQAESGMKDFGKRKRSTATAQVKGADQRPGKVQKHKRTWSMSSTSSAGGGARPPLEEDLHFKLQTLQDMFTSTRPVSILYLRGEDLDDPDLHPVSLPGEQTDLTKVESREGPAWQARSGRSSVAGSSLVSPSPSSLSLASQASAVPNRQWSGFDGEGSGEPASRQGSDQPTKVTKTDDAGNLSGWIEALGVDPSYRPPPERVARPAACFYVIRPDTSEPERREYYRAIYLAQRSLKDFNYRLAVKWNLDPSRVLRTVHVLDRGLEVEMDDDVIQELREGQDMMLEIKEVTHDDSVQPKREWDMAVDPNEGDAMDHSSTQGGYELRLKF; encoded by the exons ATGTTTCGCCAAAG AACGAGCGCCCAAAAACCCGGCGATGAACTGCTGGCCACCTTTCGAAGGCAGTTCCCCGAGGTAGCTGTTACGACCACCGGGCCGGCCGATGCTCAAAGCGCTGCTGTAGACCATACCGCCATTGTTCCGTCCATTCCGGGAGTCCAAGAAAG AAGCCACAGCCTCAGTCATGAAGCTTTCAGGGACCAAGACCCGACACCCAGAGCCACGAATGAGCCTTGGAGATTCACCCCGTCTTTGCTAGATCCAAACTCTTTCTCCTTTACCAGCTTCGCCAATGCGCCGCCCGGGTACTACACTCCAACCCCGGGAGGCACCAATACCATCTACCACCCGCAAGCCGGCGACCTGCACACGCCCACGCTGGGACTCGGTATGGGCCTTGGGACCCCCTTATCGATGCCCACGTCGGACGGCGCGATGAACTCTGGACAGCCCATGATGGACCTAGCTGGGTACCACCAAGGAATGCATCCTCAGCAGTTCCAACAACCCTTCAACCCGTTCATTCAGCCTCCCGCGCCTCAGCAATCGTTTGCGCCTTCTTCATTCGTGCACCAAGACACCGGCTACGAGACCATGGAGCAAGATGGGTCGCCGATGAACTCCGATCCGTCTGAAGAGCGCATGGCTTCCATTGACAGCGCCTTTCACAACTCACCCATGATGGGTTTCCAGGGACGGCAAATTGGAGGAATGCCCATGGCCGTAGCACTCCCACCGTCTGCCGAAAAGTTCCGTTTCCACGCGACTCTCAACGCCCCTACTGCCATGATCAAACACGCGGATGAGATCCCCGTGACATACCTCAACAAGGGCCAAGCGTACTCTCTCTCCATCATCGACACCAACGCAACGATGCCTGTGGCGCCAGGCACCAGATTCCGCACCTTTGTCCGCATCTCCTTTGAAGACGAGCAACAACGACAGAAACCCGGTGTTTGTTGGGCCTTGTGGAAGGAGGGTAGAGGCACGAATGAAGCCCACCAAAGGGGCGGAAAATTACAGGCCGTGGAATATGTCGAAGCGGGGCAGCCGACCGAGGGTGACGACAAGAGAACACGCGTCGAGTTGGAGTCGGCCTCTTTTGACGGCTTTTCGGTTGTTTGGACCCCCGGTATCAACGGCGCCCCCGAGTGCAACATCGCCGTTCGCTTCAACTTCCTGTCCACCGACTTCAGCCACTCCAAGGGAGTCAAGGGGATTCCTGTCAGGCTGTGTGCCAAGACCAGCACATTTCCCCCGGATCCCGCGCAGCCAGCCGCGGACGCCAACCCCGAGATCTGCTTCTGCAAAGTCAAACTGTTCCGTGACCACGGCGCCGAACGAAAGCTCTCCAACGACGTGGCCCATGTGAAGAAGACTATCGACAAGTTGAAGCAGCAGATTGCGCAAGCGGAGAGCGGCATGAAGGACTTTGGGAAGCGCAAGAGGTCCACTGCCACGGCCCAAGTCAAGGGCGCTGACCAACGGCCCGGCAAGGTACAGAAACACAAGAGAACATGGTCCATGTCCTCAACCAGCTCAGCCGGCGGAGGGGCCCGCCCTCCTCTCGAAGAAGACTTGCACTTCAAGCTCCAGACCCTGCAAGACATGTTCACCAGCACCCGGCCCGTCAGCATACTCTACTTACGCGGCGAAGACCTTGACGACCCCGACCTCCATCCTGTTTCACTCCCTGGAGAGCAGACGGACCTCACCAAAGTCGAGTCCCGTGAGGGTCCCGCGTGGCAGGCACGAAGTGGCCGTAGCTCCGTCGCAGGCTCGTCCCTGGTTTCGCCTTCTCCAAGCTCTCTGTCTCTGGCTTCTCAAGCTTCGGCAGTACCCAACCGGCAGTGGTCGGGTTTCGACGGCGAAGGCTCGGGAGAGCCTGCTTCCCGACAAGGCTCGGATCAGCCAACGAAGGTCACCAAAACGGACGATGCTGGTAACTTGAGCGGCTGGATCGAAGCTCTGGGCGTGGACCCATCCTACCGTCCGCCTCCTGAGCGCGTGGCGAGGCCTGCCGCCTGCTTTTATGTCATTCGGCCCGATACATCCGAGCCGGAGAGGCGGGAGTACTACCGCGCGATATACCTAGCCCAGAGGAGCTTGAAGGACTTCAACTACCGTTTGGCCGTTAAATGGAACCTTGATCCGTCCAGGGTTTTGCGAACTGTCCATGTCCTTGATCGCGGGCTCGAGGTCGAAATGGATGACGATGTCATCCAAGAGCTAAGAGAAGGCCAGGACATGATGCTTGAAATCAAGGAGGTCACACACGACGATTCGGTCCAGCCCAAACGCGAATGGGATATGGCCGTCGATCCCAACGAGGGTGATGCAATGGACCATTCATCCACGCAAGGCGGCTACGAATTGCGCCTCAAATTTTAA